In one Culex quinquefasciatus strain JHB chromosome 2, VPISU_Cqui_1.0_pri_paternal, whole genome shotgun sequence genomic region, the following are encoded:
- the LOC6031189 gene encoding low density lipoprotein receptor adapter protein 1-B, protein MAFFKSIWKNNSKHKKLCEELALANNIRDFSDNHEELEDGFEEAITYSVKYLGNTTIPTPRSDSSTADAVKRIITAAKGNKKLQRVTLSISPKGIEMLDVSTGETLLQVSIYNISYCSADSAHDHVFAFVGTVASPESEVKEMCFRKDVSEVDFEGPLVCYAYLCQKRKMAQTVTLTVARSFERAYQIWQNKQFHAERKRKDLEKRNNACNRADSASSSSSGSGRSQVKRTDDVLIDFNSDLTAEICSKDHRELLQNTWVSFDDEQSPQEFFAVPNLNNAVNAAASNGWSRTAICSN, encoded by the exons AGCTGTGCGAGGAGCTGGCGCTGGCCAACAACATCCGGGACTTTTCGGACAACCACGAAGAGCTGGAGGATGGCTTCGAGGAGGCGATCACGTACAGCGTCAAGTACCTGGGCAACACGACGATCCCGACGCCCCGGTCGGACAGCTCCACGGCGGACGCCGTCAAGCGGATCATCACGGCGGCGAAAG GCAACAAAAAGCTCCAGCGCGTAACGCTCTCCATCTCTCCGAAGGGCATCGAAATGCTGGACGTGTCCACCGGCGAAACCCTGCTGCAGGTCTCAATCTACAACATTTCGTACTGCTCGGCGGACTCCGCCCACGACCACGTGTTCGCCTTCGTCGGCACCGTCGCCAGCCCCGAGTCCGAGGTGAAGGAGATGTGCTTCCGCAAGGACGTCTCCGAGGTCGACTTTGAGGGTCCGCTGGTTTGCTACGCGTACCTCTGCCAGAAGCGCAAGATGGCCCAAACGGTGACGCTGACGGTGGCCCGGAGCTTCGAGCGGGCCTACCAAATCTGGCAAAACAAGCAGTTTCACGCCGAGCGAAAGCGGAAGGATCTGGAGAAGCGGAACAACGCGTGCAACCGGGCGGACagtgccagcagcagcagcagcggaagtGGTCGATCCCAGGTCAAGCGAACGGACGATGTGCTGATCGACTTCAACTCCGACCTGACGGCAGAGATTTGCTCCAAAGATCACCGCGAGCTGTTGCAGAACACTTGG GTATCATTTGACGATGAGCAATCACCACAGGAGTTCTTCGCAGTGCCAAATCTTAACAATGCCGTCAACGCCGCTGCCAGCAACGGATGGAGCCGGACAGCCATTTGCTCAAACTGA
- the LOC6031188 gene encoding YEATS domain-containing protein 4, whose amino-acid sequence MNISTDFGPDSGGRVKGLTIVKPLIYGNVARSFGKKREEDGHTHQWTVYVKPYQNEDMSTYVKKIHFKLHESYANPNRVVTKPPFEVTETGWGEFEIVIKIHFHDPTERPVTMYHILKLFQSPILDGEVTTTQIEGKKGLVSEQYEEIVFQEPTQLMQQLLTNVQPVTTGAWKHDTDFEEKKVQSLENIIETKAKIKSEITLLKDKLKLARETIAKFKTEMAKVQGQQPAA is encoded by the exons ATGAATATTTCAACTGATTTTGGACCGGACTCTGGCGGGCGAGTGAAG GGCCTCACCATCGTCAAACCTCTCATTTACGGCAACGTAGCCCGCTCATTCGGCAAAAAGCGCGAAGAAGACGGCCACACCCACCAGTGGACGGTGTACGTAAAGCCGTACCAAAACGAAGACATGTCCACGTACGTGAAGAAAATCCACTTCAAACTGCACGAAAGCTACGCCAACCCCAATCGTGTGGTCACAAAGCCCCCCTTCGAAGTGACCGAAACGGGCTGGGGAGAGTTTGAAATCGTGATCAAAATCCACTTTCACGACCCAACGGAACGACCCGTCACGATGTACCACATCCTGAAACTGTTCCAAAGTCCCATTCTGGACGGGGAAGTAACAACGACCCAGATCGAGGGCAAGAAGGGCCTGGTATCGGAGCAGTACGAGGAGATTGTGTTTCAGGAACCGACCCAGCTGATGCAGCAACTGCTGACGAACGTGCAACCGGTCACGACGGGCGCGTGGAAGCATGACACGGATT ttgaagAGAAAAAAGTCCAATCGCTGGAGAACATAATCGAAACGAAGGCCAAGATCAAATCGGAAATAACACTGCTCAAGGATAAGCTCAAGCTGGCGCGGGAAACGATCGCCAAGTTCAAGACGGAAATGGCCAAGGTGCAGGGCCAACAGCCGGCGGCGTGA
- the LOC6054675 gene encoding 5-methylcytosine rRNA methyltransferase NSUN4 yields the protein MLLQIRKVSLLLRRAKHSKSHWSQVQKKQFARDRALENFDDFYGQVYGNRWKSIRVALLSEHKYMALVNQFGDCERTVAELEADGAINLREIYAAKKRSLSGTFEERVSGDKIFKMDQRIEAFAENRERQEMERLYKEDVPEVGIREEVEAKEEGAVDFKKSLSKTLQDDKEMDFQRIIDPDFGTSALYEFIPATKLKGMEDYVPESDHYKYYSNSADFPVTIEMENSFDIPQNLDIYTYERGNCSDFRPPRNCSTGVLSHFLLDGASILPALALDVQPGDRVLDACAAPGGKSLLLLQTLRPGTLVCNDVQESRVNRIRKLMGSYLYDFSANWKQKRCFITHGDARNLTEYDMYDRILVDVPCTTDRHSVMENDNNIFKSSRVKERLRLPELQAGLLANCLRLLRPGGSLVYSTCSLSPVQNDGVVHMALSNVFNDTGMTVTVRDLSQVLQPFSDMYKFAYPNTLKYGQLVLPFLPVNFGPMYFCKLVRNN from the exons ATGCTGCTCCAGATTCGGAAAGTGAGCTTGCTTTTGCGACGAGCCAAACACAGCAAGTCCCACTGG TCCCAAGTGCAGAAGAAGCAGTTCGCCCGGGATCGGGCGCTGGAGAACTTTGACGACTTTTACGGCCAGGTGTACGGCAACCGGTGGAAGAGCATCCGGGTGGCGCTGCTGAGCGAGCACAAGTACATGGCTTTGGTGAATCAGTTTGGCGACTGCGAGCGGACCGTAGCCGAGCTGGAGGCGGACGGAGCGATTAATTTGCGGGAGATTTACGCGGCCAAGAAGCGCTCACTGAGTGGGACGTTTGAAGAGCGGGTGAGTGGGGATAAGATTTTCAAGATGGACCAGCGGATTGAGGCGTTTGCGGAGAACCGAGAGCGGCAGGAGATGGAGCGGTTGTACAAGGAGGACGTGCCGGAAGTTGGAATTAGGGAAGAGGTTGAAGCGAAGGAGGAAGGAGCTGTagatttcaaaaagtcactcaGTAAAACGTTGCAAGACGATAAGGAGATGGATTTTCAGCGAATAATCGATCCAGATTTTGGAACGTCCGCGCTTTACGAATTTATTCCGGCAACGAAGCTGAAGGGAATGGAAGATTACGTTCCGGAATCGGACCACTATAAGTACTACAGCAACAGCGCCGACTTTCCCGTCACGATCGAGATGGAAAACAGTTTCGATATCCCCCAAAACTTAGACATTTACACCTACGAGCGCGGCAACTGTTCCGACTTCCGACCACCTCGAAACTGCTCAACCGGAGTTCTGTCCCACTTCCTCCTGGACGGAGCCTCAATCCTCCCAGCCCTAGCCCTAGACGTCCAACCGGGTGACCGCGTCCTGGACGCCTGCGCCGCTCCAGGCGGCAAGTCCCTGCTCCTCCTACAAACCCTTCGCCCAGGAACACTCGTTTGCAACGACGTCCAGGAAAGTCGCGTGAATCGCATCCGAAAGCTCATGGGCAGCTACCTGTACGACTTTAGTGCAAACTGGAAGCAAAAACGGTGCTTCATCACGCACGGAGACGCTCGCAATCTCACCGAGTACGACATGTACGACCGGATTCTGGTGGACGTTCCGTGCACCACGGATCGGCACTCGGTCATGGAGAATGACAACAACATCTTCAAGTCGAGTCGTGTGAAGGAGCGGCTGAGGCTGCCCGAGTTGCAGGCGGGGCTCTTGGCGAATTGTTTGCGGCTGTTGAGGCCGGGCGGGTCGTTGGTTTACTCGACGTGCAGCCTGAGTCCGGTGCAGAATGACGGCGTGGTCCACATGGCGCTGAGCAACGTGTTTAACGACACCGGGATGACGGTGACGGTGAG AGACCTGAGCCAGGTGCTGCAACCCTTCTCGGACATGTACAAGTTCGCGTACCCAAACACGCTCAAGTACGGCCAGCTGGTTCTTCCGTTCCTGCCCGTCAACTTTGGTCCGATGTATTTCTGCAAACTGGTGCGAAATAATTAG
- the LOC6031186 gene encoding general transcription factor IIH subunit 3, with the protein MDENNDTSLLVIVLDTNPSQRIIRENPHHLTQCLDSIVGFANAHLMQKAHNKLAVLACHHHATEFLYPNPGKPLDIRQVDGQYEQFTLVEKTIKQKLARMINEAPRLAAPTESLLAGSMAMALCYIARINRNKPAGVKINSRILVVTGSNECASQYMTYMNVFFTAQKQNVTLDVCALDKPLSLLQQGCDITGGQYLKLPQLDGFLQYLLWVFLPDPQMRCKLVLPPPVKVDYRAACFCHRELIDIGYVCSVCLSIFCKFSPICTTCHTVFKAPAPIAAKPKKKKMKT; encoded by the exons ATGGACG AAAATAACGACACCAGCTTGCTGGTCATAGTGCTGGACACGAACCCGTCGCAGCGCATAATCCGCGAGAACCCGCACCACCTGACGCAATGTCTGGACTCGATAGTGGGTTTCGCGAACGCCCACCTCATGCAGAAGGCCCACAACAAACTGGCCGTGCTGGCGTGCCACCACCATGCGACCGAGTTCCTGTACCCGAACCCGGGCAAACCGCTGGACATTCGTCAGGTCGATGGGCAGTACGAGCAGTTTACGCTGGTGGAGAAAACCATCAAGCAGAAGCTGGCCCGGATGATTAACGAGGCGCCGAGGTTGGCCGCTCCGACGGAATCGCTGCTCGCCGGCAGTATGGCCATGGCCCTTTGCTACATCGCTAGG ATAAACCGAAACAAACCGGCTGGAGTGAAAATCAACTCCCGGATCCTAGTGGTCACCGGAAGCAACGAGTGCGCCTCGCAGTACATGACCTACATGAACGTGTTTTTCACCGCCCAAAAGCAGAACGTCACGCTGGACGTGTGCGCGCTGGACAAACCGCTCAGTCTTCTGCAGCAGGGCTGCGACATCACCGGCGGCCAATACCTGAAGCTGCCCCAGCTGGACGGATTTCTGCAGTATTTGCTGTGGGTGTTCCTGCCGGATCCACAGATGCGTTGCAAACTGGTGCTGCCCCCACCGGTGAAAGTGGACTACCGAGCGGCCTGTTTCTGCCACCGCGAACTCATCGACATCGGTTACGTCTGCTCGGTTTGTCTGTCCATCTTTTGCAAGTTTAGCCCGATCTGCACAACCTGcca CACCGTCTTCAAGGCACCCGCGCCGATTGCGGCcaaaccgaagaaaaaaaagatgaaaacatag
- the LOC119765924 gene encoding uncharacterized protein LOC119765924, which produces MADESGGGAPPGRMRMNGYKLDNGTETFMYMARDVGPYRVYVETKNDNVKINKFSVGSVLRKIPKYKNAVTDLKYLGRSKIIVFFNCWQKANMFVGEKILNEKGYVAYIPKHVLCITGVINGVPEDLDTVEILEEIESSVQVVDVYRLNRWNKDEERKEPTNRVSVTFRAQILPEKIKLYGCNVKVQPYVRRIILCTNCLRYGHKAANCKSKKRCEKCSRVHEWSQEECQNDTKCLHCRTADHRTTDPTCPAGPREASIQKVMSKKNLTYIEAKELIAPMPISNMYDVLANSEEFPTIQNSFAKKLTGQQPNNQQQKQQKTQQTQSAANKSQKVPAKTKIQFGEKRIRSDSYNEFLAEIEPSNTCGVGLNNPFASTEQEKWQAMYKQALADAERKATSEVRSDLMNFYSALVQNPDVSEAVQKHIKDCSKKFLKFDSVFK; this is translated from the coding sequence ATGGCGGATGAGTCTGGTGGCGGAGCGCCACCCGGAAGAATGAGAATGAACGGTTACAAACTGGATAACGGCACGGAAACGTTCATGTACATGGCGCGCGATGTCGGTCCTTACCGGGTTTACGTAGAAACGAAGAACGATAACGTGAAGATCAACAAGTTCTCGGTCGGTTCAGTGCTACGGAAGATCCCAAAGTACAAAAACGCGGTCACTGATCTGAAGTACCTTGGTCGAAGCAAGATCATCGTTTTCTTCAACTGCTGGCAAAAGGCTAACATGTTCGTCGGGGAGAAAATCCTGAACGAGAAGGGTTACGTTGCCTACATCCCGAAGCATGTCCTGTGCATCACTGGTGTGATCAACGGGGTACCGGAAGATCTTGACACGGTGGAGATTTTGGAAGAAATCGAGAGCAGCGTGCAGGTTGTGGATGTGTATCGACTGAACAGATGGAACAAGGACGAAGAGCGAAAGGAGCCAACGAACCGGGTGAGCGTCACGTTCAGAGCGCAGATTCTACCGGAGAAAATCAAGCTCTACGGATGCAACGTTAAGGTGCAGCCTTATGTTCGTAGAATCATTCTCTGCACTAACTGCCTCCGTTACGGACACAAAGCGGCCAACTGCAAATCGAAGAAACGCTGCGAGAAATGCTCCAGGGTCCACGAATGGAGCCAGGAAGAATGCCAGAACGATACGAAGTGCCTGCACTGCCGCACAGCCGACCATCGAACGACTGACCCGACCTGCCCAGCAGGACCAAGAGAGGCGAGCATCCAGAAGGTTATGTCCAAGAAGAACCTGACGTACATCGAAGCAAAGGAGTTGATTGCGCCGATGCCGATCAGTAATATGTACGACGTGCTGGCAAACAGCGAAGAATTTCCTACGATCCAGAACAGCTTTGCCAAGAAACTAACAGGACAGCAGCCGAACAaccagcagcagaagcagcaaaAAACCCAACAAACCCAGTCAGCCGCAAACAAATCGCAGAAAGTTCCAGCTAAGACGAAGATCCAGTTCGGAGAAAAGCGAATCAGATCGGACAGCTACAACGAGTTTCTAGCTGAAATCGAACCAAGCAACACCTGTGGAGTCGGTTTGAACAACCCATTTGCGTCTACCGAGCAAGAAAAGTGGCAAGCGATGTACAAGCAGGCATTGGCAGACGCAGAAAGAAAGGCGACTAGCGAAGTACGAAGTGATCTGATGAACTTCTACTCGGCTTTGGTTCAGAACCCAGATGTCAGCGAAGCCGTTCAGAAACATATAAAGGATTGTTCTAAAAAGTTTCTCAAGTTTGACAGTGtattcaaataa
- the LOC6031185 gene encoding hsp70-binding protein 1, whose translation MASGGDNPDQPRQPRNMQGLLKFAMEATAAEDAPAAGQLPQMDEDRRRFLEEALKTLTVDVVQEIEKAMKTLMDPATEEDDKAEAIDVIIDYVEDIDAANDFFKVGGFVIIKPGLNSENVDVRTGTLRLVGELAQNNPTCQQHLLEADVLPRLVELLSDEAPVASQAMHAISCMVRQFEPCLAAFIDMGGLECILGCIQTDNEKLRIKSSFLMSALCTEFAAVRDEFIKLNAVERVVASIRPSKEFEPKLETALSTLTVLTESQDAIRRCQAAGLSLRSKLESILKLNDGKEECLEQIEYANTLLKRCFTDNNGGTDR comes from the exons ATGGCAAGTGGAGGAGACAATCCGGATCAACCGAGACAACCCCGAAACATGCAG GGTCTGCTCAAATTTGCTATGGAGGCCACTGCGGCCGAAGACGCCCCTGCTGCCGGCCAGCTGCCCCAAATGGACGAAGATCGGCGTCGCTTCCTGGAGGAAGCCCTCAAAACGCTCACCGTCGATGTGGTCCAGGAAATCGAAAAAGCGATGAAAACCCTGATGGATCCCGCCACCGAAGAGGACGACAAAGCGGAAGCGATCGATGTTATAATCGATTACGTGGAGGACATTGACGCGGCCAACGATTTCTTCAAAGTGGGAGGGTTCGTCATCATAAAGCCCGGACTAAACTCGGAAAACGTCGACGTGCGAACGGGAACGCTCCGGCTGGTTGGCGAGCTGGCCCAGAACAATCCCACCTGCCAACAGCACCTGCTCGAAGCGGACGTCCTGCCCCGCCTCGTGGAACTGCTCTCGGACGAAGCTCCGGTGGCCAGCCAAGCGATGCACGCCATTTCCTGCATGGTTCGGCAGTTTGAACCGTGCCTGGCCGCGTTCATCGACATGGGTGGCCTCGAGTGCATCCTCGGCTGCATCCAAACGGACAACGAAAAGCTCCGCATCAAATCGTCCTTCCTGATGTCGGCCCTCTGCACGGAATTTGCCGCCGTTCGGGATGAGTTTATCAAGCTGAATGCTGTGGAAAGGGTGGTGGCTTCGATTCGGCCCTCGAAGGAGTTCGAGCCCAAGCTGGAGACGGCGCTGTCCACGCTGACGGTGTTGACCGAGAGCCAGGACGCGATTCGACGCTGCCAGGCGGCCGGTTTGAGCTTGAGGTCGAAGCTGGAGTCGATTCTGAAACTGAACGATGGGAAGGAGGAGTGTTTG gagcaaaTTGAGTACGCCAACACGCTgctgaagcgatgttttaccGACAACAATGGTGGAACGGATCGGTAA